The genomic region GTGGGTTTGCACATAGAAGGTGCCTTGCAAACATTTGTCAAAGAAGCAAAGCACGTATTCTAGGGACAAAGAAGCAGCAGCTACAAATAAACATCCAAGTTCCTACAGATCTTGCTCATACATTTTAAAGGATAGGGACAAAGAAGCAGCAGCTACAAATAAACACAACAATATTATGCATATACCTGCATTACTGATCCATCTGCTGTTTCTTACACAAGTGTTTTATCATGGTCATTTTTGTGCGAGCAGTAACCCCTTGAATTCAATTTTACAGAAGATCACAGAAGGGTAATGATAGATAGGGAATGGTACCTTCAAAACTGAGGACTTCTTTTGCTTCAGTTTATGCGAGTCAACAAGCCTCTTAATGGCACTTAAACTCACCCACCTACACGGGGATAGGACAAATTATCACAATTTGTAAATTTTGGTTAGAGATGCACAAAAAGAACCAGCATTTGACTCACGTGTTTGTTGTATCTATTAGTTTGAAATTTTCCTTCAATGTATGAACCAGCAGATATAGACCAACAAAAGGAAAAATtagaatataatataatatttccATGAGTCTTGTCAGAATCACAATATAAAAACATCAAGGACAACCTCATAAAATAAAACAAGGTAATTTTGAGCAGTGATTATTTGGAAAACGGAATTTACAACTTACATGTTTGGTTTGGTTCTGAGCAATTTCCCCAAGCTGCAGAAATTACAACAATATTCTTACAGGTTAGCAGCTGCCAAATTACCTCAACAACCTTATCCGCATTTGACAAGAACCAGTAGGTCGTGATTCCTATAACTTAAGATCTAAATCagaatatgtgtgtgtgtgtgtatgtttcAACTCAACTATGATACAGAATATTACCAAACGGGTAAACTAGCATAAATTATACGCTTAATGAATCTATTAATCCCCGAACATTTTGGGAAAATTATAATAAGCCCTTAAAACtttgaaaatttatgagtaaGTTCCTAAATTTACAAAATGTTTGTAAGGTCCTTGGACACATACGTTCATTGAAAAATTTGTCAATGATAATGAAAAATTCTCAGAAATAAACTTAATCGGAAAATAGCACACAAGATTAGATCTTAGAATAGCCCAAGGACTAAGAGAGTTAATTACCCAAAAATTCACAGGCTTGCTGATCTGGTATTCAATAATTAGCACAAAGCATAAATAATAAAGAGGGTGATGTATGCAGGAAAGGCTGAAGGCAAAGGATATAAACCTTGAAATTCATTGGAGTTGAAATTAAATGAAATGAATTGCTTGGTGTCACCTGGAAAGAGAGAAAAGACATGAGACAAGAAACTCCGATACCTTAAAAGGGAAGTTGTAGTCTTACACATAATAATGAGAACATAAATCTGTACCTCCATGCAACACTCAATATCATTTGTCACCAAATGATTTAGTATATCTACAAGATGCAGTCAAGGTAGACAGCAATCAAAATATTTGAATCTAAATGCTAGTCAAGAAGCAGTGACTTGCAAGAAATAATTTTAGTGACAAAAATAAAGATTATAAGGATACTTGGATCAATGACGGTAGCCACATTATCCTTGTTGATCAAAAGGATATACTCCTTACCCTGGAAAACATTATTTAAAAACCTAGTCAACAAGTAACAAACGATATAAGTGCATCACACATATATGTACACATTTTAATTATGGCCTTGTGTTGTAAGTAATTCCATCCAAGTTCCTACAGATCTTGCTCATACATTTTAAAGGATAGGGACAAAAGAAGGAAGAGTGCTCAACTGAAAAGGAAGTTCATACCTGTGACAGTAAAAAATCAAGGGTTCCACTAGTCATCAGCGAACGAAATATATCACCGTTATAAAAAGGATGTCCTCTGACATATAAAGTTAACATATTGATATAAGACATTAAAGTATTTACCATGTAATCCAACTTTCTCATTGCAGAAcataaaattcaataaattggaaTATCAATGCTGCCAAATTTCACCAATTTACGCTTTTATTGATAATGATAATTGGACCATTTGATAATTTTGTATTTCTATTAATGACTACTTAATATTAACATCTGTAATATATAGCTACAGCCAAATATATGTTTGAAGTAATATCATAAAACTCAAGGTTTGTTATATACATAGCTAATTAGAAACTAGGGACCTAACACTAATTGAGTGAAAGATGGGCTACGGTGGGTTTTATAACTAACTTGCCTAGTTGAAAAGTGAATGCAGGAGAGTGGGCATTCTGTTATGAGAGCGAGGTGGGAACAGTAAAGGGCTGTGGGAAGTAGTGAGAGGGGATGGGAAAATAGAGACAAAAGATAGGATCAGATTCTAGGAGAGATTCAGGTCTCTCGAATACCTGATATCTTTGTTTTACCTTCTTTTACTGAATAATAATAACCAATAATGGGAAAATTGGGTGATATCTCACTGATATCACTGCATCTCCCCTGCCCTTCAACTACCCCTGGAGAGCCACTGATATCACTTATATCACTCTATCAACACTGACCGAGCGGTAGCCACTTTGCTATCGGCTATCAGTATTCGGTATTCACCTTAATCCAGCCTACTACCCGATGTGGGATGTTGGACACCCCATAATACCCAAGtccctaagaaggtactatagtgtACCATGACAATAATATTCAATCTGTCATTCCAATATTTTATAAGAAACCATACTTAACTATCTTCTATAATCCCACATCGTATGACACGTGAAGGCAGACTATATCTTGGTATCAAAAATAAAGAAACTACAAAAGCCTATGTTACAAGCACTTTTACATGGCAAACTAAATTCACAAGATGTCAGGTAGAACATAATATGTAGCTGGACGTATTTTTGTAGATTTATTAAATCACCTACATCTATTTTGCTCACAACAAAACGAATTCAAGAAAGACAAGCTTCGCATAAATTTAAGTTACTGTTATAAAAGAAAGTACTACTGAAATGGTAATGGTAATGTTAATCTGAATACTATTAGAATCTCCAAAAACAATTTCTGCTGAAAGTTTAAATCTCTTAGTCTACAGGCATGCATGTGAACATATAGAATCCAATTTCAGACATGGGTATTCTAAGGATGACATACACTTCCTCCTTGCTGTAATGTCCGGTTAATGATTCCAATTCTAGaccttcaccttcaccttcacccTATATACATGTGATGCATTGATAATCAGAAATCACATAATAACatcaattaataaaaaatatgaaacaCATTCAAACCTGTTTAATCCTCTGTACATCAACAGTTGATCCCTGATACTTTTCCAACACCTGAACAGAAGGTTGAAGATTTTAATAATAAGTAATAACTAAGGTTGCAGAATCAAATAATGATATCGAAATCCAAATGGCAATTCACCTTTAGAGTATTGTCATGGGTGTCATCTTTGCTCAAAAGAAGCAATGGAACCTTGCATCCATACTTGGAGTATAGGGTCTTACAAACAAAGGCAACAGTAAATTAAAACCCTAAATAAAAGCAACAAATATGAAAGCTGGATATACTTCAACTCTATGAGACGTGTGCTCAATCTGCACTATTGATAAAAGGTTGAAGTGGGATGTAATGAATAATTTAAGGAGAGTATTAAGCGTGTAACATGTGTGATTACCATACTCGTATATTAAgagtaaaaaacaaaaaaattgaagtcTGAAGGCTCACCTGAATCTGGTTAATTATTAAATCCAGAAATGTAAGTCCATTGCAAATACCAACTGCAGATCTACACAGGGAAGAAAAACATCATCGGTGTAAAGCGTGAAATGTGGAATTAAAAGCAGCAGCAACAGGCGGAGGAAATATACACATCAAACATGTTGGGGGAGAAACAGAGAAAGGCTAACGAAGCCCTCCTAAAAAGAAGGTCTATTCAATTCTTGATTGCCTAAATGAAGTGAGCATTATACGAACAGCAAAAGAAGACTCTTACTTGGGGCCTTCCAAACCCATATCTCTTGGTGAGGCAGCATCGAACTTCAAAACAACAAGTTTGTCCAAAAGCTTCTTAGTTTCTTCCATATCTGCTACCAACGAGAAAATCGCTGAGCTCCAATTTTCAAGAGACAATAATGAGGATCGGTAGAGAAAATAGATGGCCTACCTTGAGACAAGGGAGGTAAAGTGGCGTAGGGGAAGACAGTTACGTCGAGGTTTGGCAAATCGATCTTCGCAGCCTTACCTGCTTGAATTTGGAGAGATGCTGCTTCTTTGAGCTTGCCCTTCTCTTTCTCAAGAAGGAGGGTCTTGGTGAGGAGGTTGCAGAACAAGTAGACAAACTGGACAGAAGGATTGGCGGGAACGGGATAAGCGACACGGGAGAATGAATGGAGGGGCATGGAGGAGTCGACAATGGCGACGACGGGGATGTGAAGATTGTGAGCCTCGTTGATGACGGAGGACTTGGAGTCGGTGTCGAGGATGAAGATGCAGTCGGGGGGCTGGGTGGGGCCGAAGACGAGCTTCTTGTTGCGAGAGCGGAACTTCTTGGGGCTGTAGCTGTTGGTAAGGAAGCCGCCAGTGCGCCAGAGGGAGTTGGTGGAGGGGGAGTAGGAGCCAACGCGGGTGGTCATAAGGTGGAAGATGTCGTCGAAGAGAGGGTTGGTGTTGATGAACATGAACCGACCGTTGCGGCTTGCAAGGGACCCCATGAAGTTCAGGGCGCTCCTCATGCATATCAGGGTTTTGTCCGAATCTATGATTGCCATCTTGTTCCTCATGCCATACGTGTACTCCTTCAGGTGATGCGCCGCCACTCTCCGCCCCATTTGTGCATTCGTGCTCAGCAGCTTCTGTATCACTATCGAATGCACCGTCATCCTTTCTTCCGATTCACACTCGCtcttagggtttggggtttatgctTCTCCCTTCAGCCTCTTTTACTGCTAGTCTACTGCACTCCaaatctcttctcttcttcctagTGCTATTTTACGGATTATGTTCTTCAGATGTTAATGTTAATTACAATATTTGGCCTGAACGTGTGATTATCAAGGTTTTGGAAATTGAACCCTGCTCAAATTACTGATTTAACggaaaaaaccgttttagaatagaataataaatattataaataaacatcctaaaatataattatagtctaatataaatcttaaaataggATTAGTAACAATGGAATGTAAAGGGACCTGATGCTGTGGAACACTAGCAGCCACTGTTGCTACATTACCAGCTGAATTCCTGAATTGAATCggaaaaataaaagtgaacatTCTAACAGGTCAACACTCAACAACACAAACTTCCCAATATAGAATAGTAATCATTAATTGGCCCAAGCGAGAAATATTGTAATTTGATTTTGTCATAGTTCCCATTTACATTCATAATTGTTCATGTTGAGAGTAAACGGCACTATTAAAATTATCAAACATTTAACACCATAAGCATCTTAGTATCGACACAAAATGATTGCAGTCAGCACATTGAAATTTTGCTTATAAAACAACCACCATAAGTTATCAAGTATGCTCAACACTCTCATACCTTCCTCCTGATAACTGTTGAGCAGTGCTGTGAGCAGATGAGTCTAAAGGTTGATAGGGGCTGCTATTATCCAAGAGTCTAGCTTGAAGACTTGAATCTGAATTTAGAGCAGAAGCTGCTTGACCTTGACCAGAATCAAGTGGTCAGGTATACTACAGTTTAAGCTTTCAACATTACAATCCAATTTGATATAGCCCCAACAAAATAACTTCTTTCTTATGAGAGAAGAAACCCAATTTAGTTATTGCTAATTAGAATTGTTCATTCAAGCAAGTATGTAACATTTCACACATTCCCAATAATGAAGTAAACTTCTGAAGATAAGAAAAGTACATAAtcgtcttatatatatataatcagaaGTCAACTATAAGATAAAAATAGtatttgaaaacaaaagaatCCATCTGAGTGTTGCCAAATGCTTTAAATCTTGGGAAAATTCTCTTCTCAAGAACTAGTTACACAACTTCATATATCAGATTCGAACTGGAAATTGACCCGGTCATGgattactggttcaaccggtggatcACTAATTCACCCGGTTGAcccggtcataattaaataaaaatataaaattataaaaataaaattaaaatcaaaagttaaaatttaaaatgtatgTCTTCACAGACATATTAATAACAATCAAGTATCAATTCTTAGACATAACTATCgaatttggatcttctaaattttgGATTTCACTCTAGATGATAAAGTgtaatctctcaccatttatttcataagTAGGACAAAAAAAACATGAGAGTGAGAGATTACACTTTACCTTTTCAAGTGAAAACCcaaaatttagaagatccaaattcaTAACCAAAGTTCTGAGAACCAAACCGATCATCGAATCGCTCTAGTCACTGGTTCAGTAGTTCATTGGTCCAACCGGTCTAACCGTGATTCAACCaaaaaaaccgttttagaataaaataatacataaaCTATAAATatacatcctaaaatataataattaattaaagctTTTGGCGAAGATTTTTCTACCAATCTGGCTCagtcaacaagcaccaaactaaTAAGATGTAAAACTGATTTCACTCCAAAATGGCTTCTGCTTCTAAAATAACATCAAGTACCAAACTAACAAGCACCAAACTAACATAAAGTGAAATGGCTTCTGCTTCGCGTTTGCCCAATCCAAAAAGTGATAAATGGATATCACAAGAAGAACATCTCACGAAACATGATTCTTGAATACTAGATGGATCGAATTAAATTACAGCTATCTTTCTGATTTTAAGAGACAAAGCGACGAATTCcaattattatatatgtatactcTACTTCACATGTGAATTTGGGGGAAAAACCACAATAATTCTGGACCTAAGGAATGCAGCAGCAATAACAATTATAATATAGTTTATACAAGCAACAAACCAATACCACAGTTGCAAAATTTCAGTTGCAGAAGCAACAATACACGTATATAGCAACAACACCACTGCCAACACATTGAtcaacaataaaaattaacaacTACGTGCGAAAAAACAAAAGATTCAGAGGGAATTCGCAGAGAAGAGAGGCGGAACACACCAGTGAAGCAGAGTATAGCGGCACAGGTAGCAGAACAGAGCAGCAAAGATGACTGGGGAGAGTTGCCACGAATGAGAATCAGAACAGCAGAGGCAAAACCACAAGAGAGGCGTCCGTGACGACGACCACAGCAAGAGAAGCGGAAGCAAAACCagaattaaagaaataaattagaaaaaatcATTGAATGAGTCAAAAGCATAGAATCAATCCGAAACcagaattaataaaaaaaaacagaacaacaaattcaaagtaaaaaaaaaaatagaattaacaATCCAACCAAAGAATCAAGAACAACCCAACCAAAGAACAAATCAGAATCAACAATGGGGAGGACgaaggaagaataaaaataaatcagaATCAAACCAACAATCAGAATAAAAAAGTTcagaataaaaacaaatcagaatcagaatcaaacTGAGGCTCCATTACAGTTTCAAATGCAAGGAAGGATGATGGCGCTGGAAACCGAGAGCTGGCGACGGAGGCTGGAACAGAAATGGCGCCGGCGACGGTGGAACAGAGCTTTGTGACGGTGGAACAGAGCTTCGCGACGGAGGCAGGAGGCGAGCCCGGCGACTATGCTTCCACTACTGAGAGTCTGAGACGTTAGCTGAGTGAGGGACCGAGTGAGATTCGAAGATCCAACCGGCGACGGCGTCAGGAGCAGTCCGGCGGCTGAACGAAAGGGAGGGACTGAGCTTGCCGGCGTTGAGAGGAACGGCCAGCTCGAGGGTGATGGGAGGGACGAGGGAGGGTGTGCTGCTGCGCCGTTGGAGAGTTGGAGTGAGTGAGGGTTGGTAACTGGTAAGGGTTGGGGGGTTACTGAATGCTAAACGGCTGTGTTTTGAGCGTTTTTTGGCAAAGTAAAAAAAACCGGCCGGGTCCCGGTTTGATTCAACTGACCGGTTACCAGCCGGTTTAGCGGTTCAATAACGGTTTTATTTTTTCCGATTTTGACATATAACCGAATCATAATTTTCATCGGTTCACAGTTTAATCGGTTCAACCAGTCAATTTAAACAACATTGTTCATAACTAATGACGCAAAAAGAGATAATAAACTAGCCAATAGTACAAAATACTTTCTCAATTTAAAGAACAAAACATAACACAGTCAGTAATTCAAATCCAAGAGGTGATCTGAAAATTGGCATCTATATCTCCATAAGACAAATTTAAAGCTTGACCAATATTTCTTTCATTTTGATTTGCATCTATATCTACATTTGTGTATCTTTCACAAATCAATACCAAGAATAATTCATATTAATACAAA from Arachis ipaensis cultivar K30076 chromosome B02, Araip1.1, whole genome shotgun sequence harbors:
- the LOC107625109 gene encoding UTP--glucose-1-phosphate uridylyltransferase isoform X3, which codes for MTVHSIVIQKLLSTNAQMGRRVAAHHLKEYTYGMRNKMAIIDSDKTLICMRSALNFMGSLASRNGRFMFINTNPLFDDIFHLMTTRVGSYSPSTNSLWRTGGFLTNSYSPKKFRSRNKKLVFGPTQPPDCIFILDTDSKSSVINEAHNLHIPVVAIVDSSMPLHSFSRVAYPVPANPSVQFVYLFCNLLTKTLLLEKEKGKLKEAASLQIQAGKAAKIDLPNLDVTVFPYATLPPLSQDMEETKKLLDKLVVLKFDAASPRDMGLEGPKSAVGICNGLTFLDLIINQIQTLYSKYGCKVPLLLLSKDDTHDNTLKVLEKYQGSTVDVQRIKQGEGEGEGLELESLTGHYSKEEVGHPFYNGDIFRSLMTSGTLDFLLSQGKEYILLINKDNVATVIDPNILNHLVTNDIECCMEVTPSNSFHLISTPMNFKLGEIAQNQTKHENFKLIDTTNTWVSLSAIKRLVDSHKLKQKKSSVLKLLLLCPYPLKCMSKICRNLDVYL
- the LOC107625109 gene encoding UTP--glucose-1-phosphate uridylyltransferase isoform X1 → MTVHSIVIQKLLSTNAQMGRRVAAHHLKEYTYGMRNKMAIIDSDKTLICMRSALNFMGSLASRNGRFMFINTNPLFDDIFHLMTTRVGSYSPSTNSLWRTGGFLTNSYSPKKFRSRNKKLVFGPTQPPDCIFILDTDSKSSVINEAHNLHIPVVAIVDSSMPLHSFSRVAYPVPANPSVQFVYLFCNLLTKTLLLEKEKGKLKEAASLQIQAGKAAKIDLPNLDVTVFPYATLPPLSQDMEETKKLLDKLVVLKFDAASPRDMGLEGPKSAVGICNGLTFLDLIINQIQTLYSKYGCKVPLLLLSKDDTHDNTLKVLEKYQGSTVDVQRIKQGEGEGEGLELESLTGHYSKEEVGHPFYNGDIFRSLMTSGTLDFLLSQGKEYILLINKDNVATVIDPNILNHLVTNDIECCMEVTPSNSFHLISTPMNFKLGEIAQNQTKHENFKLIDTTNTWVSLSAIKRLVDSHKLKQKKSSVLKASLFGCQFFDKLIGVSVPEPRFLPLDATSDLLLLQSDLYTCKEGVLTRNPARTNPLNPVIDLGPEFQKIGDFQSRFKSIPSIVGLDSLTVRGNVWFGANITFKGQVTITAKPGLRLEIPDGVVIENKEVNGPAAIQE
- the LOC107625109 gene encoding UTP--glucose-1-phosphate uridylyltransferase isoform X2 is translated as MTVHSIVIQKLLSTNAQMGRRVAAHHLKEYTYGMRNKMAIIDSDKTLICMRSALNFMGSLASRNGRFMFINTNPLFDDIFHLMTTRVGSYSPSTNSLWRTGGFLTNSYSPKKFRSRNKKLVFGPTQPPDCIFILDTDSKSSVINEAHNLHIPVVAIVDSSMPLHSFSRVAYPVPANPSVQFVYLFCNLLTKTLLLEKEKGKLKEAASLQIQAGKAAKIDLPNLDVTVFPYATLPPLSQDMEETKKLLDKLVVLKFDAASPRDMGLEGPKSAVGICNGLTFLDLIINQIQTLYSKYGCKVPLLLLSKDDTHDNTLKVLEKYQGSTVDVQRIKQGEGEGEGLELESLTGHYSKEEVGHPFYNGDIFRSLMTSGTLDFLLSQGKEYILLINKDNVATVIDPNILNHLVTNDIECCMEVTPSNSFHLISTPMNFKLGEIAQNQTKHENFKLIDTTNTWVSLSAIKRLVDSHKLKQKKSSVLKFFDKLIGVSVPEPRFLPLDATSDLLLLQSDLYTCKEGVLTRNPARTNPLNPVIDLGPEFQKIGDFQSRFKSIPSIVGLDSLTVRGNVWFGANITFKGQVTITAKPGLRLEIPDGVVIENKEVNGPAAIQE
- the LOC107625109 gene encoding ribosomal protein S2, mitochondrial isoform X4; this encodes MTVHSIVIQKLLSTNAQMGRRVAAHHLKEYTYGMRNKMAIIDSDKTLICMRSALNFMGSLASRNGRFMFINTNPLFDDIFHLMTTRVGSYSPSTNSLWRTGGFLTNSYSPKKFRSRNKKLVFGPTQPPDCIFILDTDSKSSVINEAHNLHIPVVAIVDSSMPLHSFSRVAYPVPANPSVQFVYLFCNLLTKTLLLEKEKGKLKEAASLQIQAGKAAKIDLPNLDVTVFPYATLPPLSQDMEETKKLLDKLVVLKFDAASPRDMGLEGPKSAVGICNGLTFLDLIINQIQTLYSKYGCKVPLLLLSKDDTHDNTLKVLEKYQGSTVDVQRIKQGEGEGEGLELESLTGHYSKEEVYELPFQLSTLPSFVPIL